A DNA window from Cutaneotrichosporon cavernicola HIS019 DNA, chromosome: 2 contains the following coding sequences:
- a CDS encoding uncharacterized protein (Oxidoreductase family, NAD-binding Rossmann fold), with amino-acid sequence MVTAALLGSGLFARNSYLPALPVPGLTVSTLWSRSEASVSTLAQAASERGLNPTVLSGDDGLDAILDNPDIDALILVLPIGVQSAIIRRAWTKGKHVISEKPVGRNVEEAKELVDEYERMWADKLVWRVAENFAHEPFLHRAASLLAESGPVLYWRMHYETILPQGASYHATTWRTVPDYQGGFLLDGGVHWAALARTVLPERCKPYSIIANKSLHRAYMLPHDTLIGIVQSDPASSLPPHGKRTQFEGTLKEEDMPVQSGESAPTGTFLLSWAIPDTNRSTRPANELYVVCDKATLRVINMGREWKIILEPEVGERVEEGGAVSGVKVELEDFADAVAARKEGRPEGKNYGAPRDALWDVAFIQAALDSDGEKVVIDDVLRG; translated from the exons ATGGTCACAGCAgccctcctcggctcgGGCCTCTTCGCGCGCAACTCGTacctccccgccctcccaGTGCCCGGCTTAACGGTCTCGACCCTCTGGAGCCGGAGCGAGGCCTCAGTCTCAACTCTAGCCCAAGCAGCCTCCGAGCGCGGCCTAAACCCAACCGTACTGTcgggcgacgacgggctTGATGCAATCCTCGACAACCCAGACATAGACGcactcatcctcgtcctccctATCGGGGTGCAGTCCGCCATCATCCGCCGCGCATGGACAAAGGGAAAACACGTCATCTCAGAGAAACCAGTGGGACGGAACGTGGAAGAGGCAAAGGAGCTCGTGGATGAATATGAGAGGATGTGGGCGGATAAGCTTGTTTGGCGTGTTGCAGAGA ACTTCGCCCACGAGCCATTCCTCCACCGCGCGgcctcgctcctcgccgaaAGCGGGCCAGTCCTCTACTGGCGAATGCACTACGAGACCATTCTCCCCCAAGGCGCAAGCTACCACGCCACGACCTGGCGCACAGTCCCCGACTACCAAGGCGGATTCCTCCTCGATGGCGGGGTCCACTGGGCCGCGCTAGCCCGCACAGTCCTCCCAGAGCGGTGTAAGCCATACTCGATAATCGCGAATAAGAGCCTCCACCGCGCTTACATGCTCCCACACGACACGCTTATCGGCATAGTCCAATCTGACCCGGCCTCTTCCCTCCCGCCACATGGAAAGCGAACTCAATTTGAGGGCACGTTGAAGGAGGAAGATATGCCTGTCCAGAGCGGAGAGTCTGCGCCCACTGGGACATTTTTGTTGTCCTGGGCTATTCCCGATACGAACCGCTCCACACGGCCAGCGAACGAACTGTATGTCGTTTGCGACAAGGCGACTTTACGAGTTATCAATATGGGCCGCGAGTGGAAGATCATCCTCGAGCCAGAGGTGGGTGagagggtggaggagggaggggccGTCTCGGGTGTCAAGGTCGAGTTGGAGGACTTTGCTGATGCCGTCGCTGCTCGCAAGGAGGGTAGGCCGGAAGGGAAGAACTACGGCGCACCAAGGGATGCGCTGTGGGATGTCGCCTTTATCCAAGCCGCCCTTGATAGTGACGGGGAAAAGGTCGTGATTGATGATGTGTTGCGGGGCTAG
- a CDS encoding uncharacterized protein (Inositol polyphosphate phosphatase, catalytic domain homologues) has protein sequence MGVIHHNDKEDEHEHHHSIASLRSKFESLAHGHHSPGLHGTLASVRAWSPTSDTPATASPAQSPAPSIPAISASSSTTSLPDAAKRPPPSSFRPLPPSLAPKPQLQPKVDSPNRTRTPSPTPSITSLSTFLPSQHIFPASSHPPAPSPLRAPRPVSPTKPPEVGEATAPPSLDPPQRVLPKVLPKVNVRGATLEEDTRRVADAEGDAPISVSALRERFGQTASNPVVRSQPAAYFEPPARDAHATGNGVVGVEGTPVATAPATMGPPPVPTKPTPRAFGQPSQQLPQSTQASQLLSKGPAPPPPQPRSTSQSASRTASPVPETSLAPAPSVARPRSASPSGRPPPPPIPRSASPAPLLVSTPTSRLPPSIPLLSGPQSYSQEPASLSSTPSSTSRGTSPQPMPIALTTTRRPAPPRPVSPLPQPTVQVEEPTPLVASAAGPSRPAKPPLPVRKATLPVGVMDDPPPLPSNKPAPTRSATMLSTSSSESNIVKPPLPGNKPSAPTVTHASADLRPALPQRPRGDSISAPGIPIGFATPPPRLPARQTTVSSVPTSYPSVPLSQRQRGSSISAEPGYVPPPPPPFRTAGQSAATGLSRSNTVASSSRLDVRRTNGSSLSPGRTTSGADSDDDDEGPALTLSSNAQRLLEEHPDSTYANQTPPIYGKKGTRVRPSHSITSFAVFGQYVAVGHHHVVVYDVTKSDDPFLDMDQKEDTGLELRMKDPRVTALGFRPSRDPACEGRYLWCGNKDGHLWEIDIDFGRVTTTKPGVHTSAVTHIMRHEYYVLTLDDTGKLNVWEVPDAGGKAEAGNFRLFRTMRVSDRVTFAKMIKGKLWTATAPAVRSATTTAGVRGPTIRVYEPFAAGNAPPPRTNLTPEWTGSATSATVVPLKSDLVYMGHEGGFVSLWNLEGIELQCVQVLKVSTTDILALEGVGDHLWAGNRRGQVHVWNIDELPWTTSNMWTVGKDEPIRALVVDPRAIPTQNRLPLWSVTRDALYSWDGLRAVNWFDKRMVERQPDYCDFRQIKVLVVSWNIDSAKPTDLNSGGIENTNFLSQVLGSVDSPDIIVFGFQEVVPLTDKKLTAKTLLFGSKGKDGGGATNERVSGAYRAWGDKLTSAVRQANPGTAYTKVQSEQLVGLFTCVFTKDTELDNFKDNMITTVKRGIGGIYGNKGAIVARVVLDDTSMCFINVHLAAGQRHKSARNADIAAIMENKETFPKSTPQWYVRGGNGEAILDHEMVVLNGDLNYRIDLRREVVETSIRTGDLNYLLEHDQLRHEMRGNHAFRLRTFSEAPITFAPTYKYDPHTSEYDSSEKRRIPAWCDRVLFTKSPRISSISYRRYEVNVSDHRPVSAGLACEVKSIDPKRFTVVRAEVEAAWKVYQEERLKAMVKAYAGWY, from the exons ATGGGCGTCATACACCACAATGACAAGGAAGATGAGCACGAACATCACCACTCGATAGCCTCACTGCGTTCCAAGTTCGAGAGCCTCGCACATGGCCACCATTCACCAGGCCTCCACGGCACTCTCGCATCCGTGCGAGCTTGGAGTCCGACCAGCGACACTCCGGCGACTGCGTCGCCTGCACAGAGCCCTGCGCCAAGCATACCGGCTATatcggcgtcgtcctccacgACA AGCCTGCCGGACGCCGCGAAGcgtccgccgccgtcgtcttTCCGTCCACTACCACCGAGCCTCGCGCCCAAACCGCAACTCCAGCCCAAGGTCGATTCGCCCAACAGAACTCGCACCCCATCCCCCACTCCTTCCATCACCTCTCTTTCCACTTTCCTTCCTTCTCAACATATTTTTCCCGCTTCTTCGCACCCAccagctccttctccattgcgagcgccgcgtccaGTGTCCCCAACCAAGCCGCCAGAGGTAGGGGAAgcgaccgcgccgccgtcgctcgATCCACCACAACGGGTGCTTCCAAAGGTCCTGCCCAAAGTCAACGTTAGAGGTgcgacgctcgaggaggacacgCGGCGTGTAGCGGACGCGGAAGGCGATGCTCCCATCAGCGTGTCCGCGCTGCGGGAGCGGTTTGGGCAAACAGCCAGCAACCCAGTGGTTCGCTCACAACCGGCGGCCTACTTTGAACCACCAGCTCGCGACGCCCATGCAACAGGTAACGGAGttgttggggttgagggcACGCCGGTCGCGACCGCTCCAGCTACAATGGGACCGCCGCCTGTGCCAACCAAACCCACGCCCAGAGCGTTTGGACAGCCCAGTCAACAACTGCCGCAGTCCACGCAGGCGTCCCAGCTGCTCTCCAAAGGCCCagcccctccccctccacaGCCACGGTCCACCTCGCAGTCGGCCTCGCGTACGGCTTCGCCTGTCCCGGAGACAAGTCTTGCGCCGGCACCATCTGTCGCCCGGCCCAGATCCGCTTCACCCTCTGgccggcctcctcctccgcccatCCCGCGATCTGCAAGTCCAGCTCCACTTTTAGTCTCAACACCTACctctcgccttcctccttcgATCCCGTTGTTATCGGGTCCTCAAAGTTACTCTCAAGAGCCGGCAAGTCTTTCCTCAACGCCATCATCGACGTCAAGAGGAACTAGCCCACAGCCGATGCCCATTGCACTCACAACAACTCGTCGGCCGGCGCCTCCGCGACCGGTCAGTCCGCTGCCACAGCCCACAGTCCAGGTCGAAGAACCGACGCCACTCGTCGCTTCAGCTGCTGGCCCGTCGAGGCCAGCAAAGCCTCCACTCCCAGTGAGGAAGGCGACGCTCCCTGTTGGCGTGATGGACGAcccaccgccgctgccTAGCAACAAGCCAGCCCCGACGCGATCGGCCACAATGCTGTCGACGTCTTCGTCTGAGTCTAACATCGTCAAGCCTCCGTTACCTGGCAACAAGCCTTCCGCGCCGACGGTGACTCATGCGAGCGCCGATCTGCGCCCCGCGCTGCCACAGCGTCCGCGGGGCGATTCGATCAGCGCGCCGGGGATCCCAATTGGGTTTgcaacgccgccgccacggcTGCCGGCCCGCCAAACCACTGTGAGCTCAGTGCCGACGTCTTATCCTTCCGTGCCACTCTCACAACGCCAACGGGGTTCGTCCATTTCGGCTGAGCCAGGCTACGTgccgcctccaccaccacccttCCGTACAGCTGGACAGTCGGCGGCAACGGGCCTGAGTCGCTCCAACACGGTCGCGTCGTCATCCAGGCTTGATGTCCGGCGCACCAACGGGAGTTCTCTGTCGCCCGGTCGCACGACGTCTGGtgccgacagcgacgacgacgacgaaggCCCTGCTCTGACCCTGTCGTCCAATGCACAGCGCCTCTTAGAAGAACACCCCGACTCGACGTACGCCAACCAGACCCCACCCATCTacggcaagaagggcaCACGTGTCAGGCCTTCACACAGTATCACCTCGTTCGCCGTGTTCGGGCAGTACGTCGCGGTGGGCCACCATCACGTTGTCGTCTACGACGTCACCAAATCTGACGACCCCTTCCTAGACATGGATCAGAAGGAGGACACCGGATTAGAACTCCGCATGAAGGACCCACGTGTCACTGCACTGGGTTTCCGTCCCTCGCGGGATCCGGCATGCGAAGGTCGGTACCTCTGGTGCGGCAACAAGGACGGCCATTTGTGGGAGATCGACATTGACTTTGGGCGGGTCACGACCACCAAACCCGGTGTCCACACCTCGGCCGTGACTCACATCATGCGACACGAGTACTACGTCCTGACACTTGACGACACGGGCAAGCTGAACGTTTGGGAGGTTCCAGACGCCGGtggcaaggccgaggccggcaATTTCCGACTCTTCCGCACCATGCGCGTTTCTGACCGTGTCACATTTGCGAAGATGATCAAGGGCAAGCTatggacggcgacggcaccGGCGGTGCGCTCTGCAACCACGACTGCCGGTGTGCGCGGCCCTACCATTCGCGTCTACGAGCCTTTCGCTGCAGGGAATGCGCCACCGCCCCGCACTAATCTCACGCCTGAATGGACTGGGTCCGCGACTTCAGCCACGGTCGTGCCTCTTAAATCGGACCTCGTGTACATGGGGCACGAGGGCGGGTTCGTGTCTCTCTGGAATCTTGAGGGCATCGAGCTGCAATGTGTGCAGGTCCTCAAGGTGTCGACCACGGATATTCTTGCtctcgagggcgtcggGGACCACTTATGGGCGGGCAACCGGAGGGGCCAGGTCCATGTGTGGAacatcgacgagctgccatggacgacgagcaaCATGTGGACAGTTGGGAAGGACGAGCCCATCCGCGCGCTGGTTGTGGACCCCCGCGCCATTCCTACGCAAAACCGGCTTCCCCTCTGGTCGGTGACACGCGACGCGCTGTACTCGTGGGACGGCCTGCGCGCCGTCAACTGGTTTGATAAGCGTATGGTTGAGCGGCAGCCCGACTACTGCGACTTCCGCCAGAtcaaggtcctcgtcgtGTCGTGGAACATTGACAGCGCCAAGCCGACTGACCTAAATTCAGGAGGCATAGAGAACACAAACTTTCTCTCCCAGGTGCTTGGGTCTGTCGACTCGCCGGATATCATCGTCTTTGGGTTCCAAGAGGTCGTCCCGCTCACGGACAAGAAGCTTACAGCGA AGACGCTTCTGTTCGGGAGTAAGGGCAaagacggcggcggggccACGAACGAGCGCGTGTCTGGTGCATACCGCGCGTGGGGAGACAAGCTCACCTCTGCGGTTAGGCAAGCCAATCCCGGTACGGCGTATACCAAGGTTCAGTctgagcagctcgtcggcctcttcACGTGCGTGTTCACCAAGGACACAGAGTTGGACAACTTCAAGGACAACATGATCACGACCGTCAAGCGCGGCATCGGAGGTATCTACGGGAACAAGGGTGCGATTGTTGCACGTGTGGTCCTGGACGACACGTCAATGTGCTTCATCAACGTCCACCTGGCCGCAGGACAACGACATAAGTCTGCTCGCAATGCCGACATTGCGGCGATCATGGAGAACAAGGAGACGTTCCCGAAGAGTACGCCGCAGTGGTATGtgcgcggcggcaacgGTGAGGCGATCCTCGACCACGAGATGGTGGTGCTCAATGGGGACCTGAACTATCGCATCGACCTGCGACgtgaggtcgtcgagacCAGCATCCGCACGGGCGACCTCAACTACCTGCTGGAGCACGACCAGCTGCGCCACGAGATGCGCGGTAACCATGCATTCCGCCTTCGCACGTTCTCTGAGGCTCCGATCACATTTGCCCCAACGTATAAGTATGATCCACATACCAGCGAGTACGACTCGAGCGAGAAGCGGCGCATTCCAGCCTGGTGCGACCGAGTGCTGTTCACCAAGTCTCCGCGTATCTCGTCTATCAGCTACCGCCGCTACGAGGTGAACGTGAGCGACCACCGGCCTGTAAGTGCCGGTCTGGCGTGCGAAGTGAAGAGCATCGACCCGAAGCGATTTACGGTTGTCCGCGCGGAAGTGGAAGCCGCTTGGAAGGTATACCAGGAAGAGCGGCTCAAGGCGATGGTCAAGGCGTATGCCGGGTGGTACTAG
- a CDS encoding uncharacterized protein (NMDA receptor-regulated protein 1), translated as MSHGQHNIPKHRALPEKESRLFKEVLQFYEAKQYKKGIKAADQILKKFPNHGETIAIKALTIHSSLPSPPTPSSVPKAEEAEAMARVAIKKDMTSHITWHVLGILAKTRKDWAEATKAFAMARRQDPDNIPVLRDAFALATHTRNYESAAESRHHFLCLRPQIRSSWLGLMVAHDLAGDFEEGIKVFESYEGILEKDGATAPERAQVLLFVIKMYIKARRQQGALDRLERGVKDGVLSRRGEVTLIQAQLLGELGRTDEAEDAYRQLLEQNPDNLEYYRLFLKSRGLDMSGELDDEATSKVLKALAQFAEQFPRSTAPKRLPLDVAKGEEFRALAREYLVRGLERGVPSLFVDVKGLYTDAAKMATVGELTEEIVRELQAEHSLHSDDTVPPPTALLWAYYFLALHLVHPLRPQAEHARALELLEVALKHTPTLPEIYMAKAMVLKRAGDPLGAAYAMEEARLLDGQDRFLNGKAAKYWLRAGNVVKAEELLALFTKQDTTAVQDLTDMQCLWFLQEEGSAHTRNGALGFALKRYQALVAVFQEYEDDQYDFHSYCMRRMTFSYYLSLLEYEDQLRVHPAFLRTALAAIDIYVRIADDPSLTVEKLTPEEEAERKKAAKKAAKAGAKARKAALNSGEKKEEGPVPDADPRGDALLKTESPLADALKLWKPLSVHHARNPATWVTGYALHARSGEFVKALRDLRCAAALDPNAAGLLPALVDFRHRLRDAKLAPEVQGAIDATLPSLIEGEVGDLAAKRAQQGPQGVLDAAKALLRAGDKDGARDTLLRLAEAPDIALMREALTVLPSEKAALAAAYHKAAPLAFVFASPEEEKVHEEELKQLYALPVIEGKTDV; from the exons ATGTCGCATGGCCAACACAACATCCCAAAGCATCGCGCCCTCCCCGAAAAGGAGTCGCGGCTCTTCAAGGAGGTCCTC CAATTCTACGAGGCCAAGCAGTACAAGAAGGGCATCAAGGCTGCGGACCAGATCCTGAAGAAGTTTCCTAACCATGGCG AAACCATTGCGATCAAGGCGTTGACGATCCACTCGTCCCTGCCGTCCCCACCTACGCCGTCGTCAGtgcccaaggccgaggaagccgaggcAATGGCTCGTGTGGCAATCAAGAAGGACATGACGAGTCACATCACCTGGCACGTGCTCGGTATCCTGGCGAAAACGCGCAAGGACTGGGCTGAGGCGACCAAGGCGTTTGCGATGGCGCGCAGGCAGGACCCCGACAACATCCCTGTTCTGCGTGATGCGTTTGCCCTTGCGACCCACACGCGCAACTACGAGTCTGCAGCCGAGTCTCGTCACCACTTCCTGTGCCTCAGACCGCAGATCCGCTCGTCGTGGCTCGGCCTCATGGTTGCACACGACCTGGCcggcgactttgaggaGGGCATCAAAGTGTTCGAGAGCTATGAGGGCATCCTTGAGAAGGACGGTGCGACCGCGCCGGAGCGTGCCCAGGTGCTACTCTTCGTCATCAAAATGTACATCAAGGCCAGGCGGCAGCAAGGCGCactcgaccgcctcgagcgcggggtcaaggacggcgttctctctcgccgcggcgaggtcaCCCTCATCCAAG CCCAGCTGCTTGGTGAGCTTGGCCGCACcgatgaggccgaggacgcgtaccgccagctgctcgagcagaaCCCGGACAACCTCGAATATTACCGCCTGTTCTTGAAGagccgcggcctcgacatGTCCGGGGAGCTGGACGACGAAGCCACGAGCAAGGtgctcaaggcgctcgccCAGTTTGCGGAGCAGTTCCCCCGTTCTACCGCCCCGAAGCGCCTGCCCCTGGACGTTGCCAAGGGAGAGGAGTTCCGCGCACTTGCGCGGGAATACCTTGTCCGcgggctcgagcgcggcgttCCCTCGCTCTTCGTCGACGTTAAGGGTCTCTACACCGATGCGGCCAAGATGGCGACTGTTGGCGAGCTCACGGAGGAGATTGTGCGGGAGCTGCAGGCTGAGCACTCGTTGCATAGCGATG ACACTGTCCCTCCCCCCACTGCACTCCTCTGGGCGTACTACTTCCTCGCATTACATCTTGTGCACCCGCTGAGGCCGCAGGCGGAGCACGCGCGTGCGCTCGAGTTGCTCGAGGTTGCGTTGAAGCACACGCCGACGCTGCCCGAGATCTACATGGCCAAGGCGATGGTGTTGAAGCGCGCGGGTGAcccgctcggcgcggcttacgcgatggaggaggcgcgcctGCTGGACGGACAAGACCGGTTCCTAAACGGCAAGGCGGCCAAGTACTGGCTGCGCGCTGGCAacgtcgtcaaggccgaggagctcctcgccctcttcacGAAGCAGGATACGACGGCGGTGCAAGACCTGACTGACATGCAGTGCCTGTGGTTCctgcaggaggagggatCCGCCCACACGCGCAACGGCGCGCTGGGTTTCGCACTCAAGCGGTACCAGGCTCTCGTGGCCGTGTTCCAAGAGTACGAAGACGACCAGTACGACTTCCACAGCTACTGCATGCGTCGGATGACGTTCTCATACTACCTCTCTCTTCTCGAGTACGAGGACCAGCTGCGGGTTCACCCTGCCTTCCTGCGCACGGCGCTGGCCGCGATCGACATCTACGTTCGCATCGCGGACGACCCGTCGCTTACGGTTGAGAAGCTCACGCccgaagaggaggcggagcggAAAAaggccgccaagaaggctgccaaggctgGGGCTAAGGCGCGTAAGGCGGCGCTCAACTCtggcgagaagaaggaggaggggccTGTTCCCGATGCGGACccgcgcggcgacgcgctcctcaagACTGAATCGCCGCTTGCCGACGCCCTCAAGCTTTGGAAGCCGCTCAGCGTCCATCACGCCCGTAACCCCGCCACCTGGGTCACGGGGTACGCGCTGCACGCGCGGTCTGGCGAGTTCGTCAAGGCACTGCGTGACCTGCGCTGCGCCGCTGCGCTGGACCCGAACGCAGCTGGCCTCCTGCCGGCGCTGGTCGACTTCCGCCATCGTCTCAGggacgccaagctcgcccCCGAGGTACAGGGCGCCATTGACGCGACTTTGCCTTCGCTTAttgagggcgaggttggtgacctcgcggccaagcgcgcaCAGCAAGGGCCACAGGGCGTGCTTGATGCCGCAAaggcgctcctccgcgctggcgacaaggacggcgcgcgcgacacgCTCCTTCGCCTTGCCGAGGCGCCGGACATTGCGCTTAtgcgcgaggcgctcacTGTCCTCCCATCGGAGAaggccgcgctggcggccgcgTACCACAAggccgcgccgctcgcgtTCGTCTTCGCCTCGCcagaggaagagaaggTGCATGAGGAGGAACTCAAGCAGCTCTATGCGCTCCCGGTGATTGAGGGCAAGACGGATGTCTAG
- the CLP1 gene encoding uncharacterized protein (Required for endonucleolytic cleavage during polyadenylation-dependent pre-mRNA 3'-end formation), giving the protein MEEAHIDLEPGSEWRFELEADENIAVRVHSPDPVYINGEEFPPTTWYPLYRYTKGAIYAPTAARIEVTSLPASQYTSTSTIQPHLHSLHLALERLRILARRGNAHGPRVMVLGPPSSGKTTVAKCLVNMALGTGLGWNVSVAGLDPNSPANLIPGTLSLSTPNHPLPSHHLAHPFGGPPASLPSNTQSADVPTLGWWYGALEPSSRGTPIWHKLVTSMAEAWRARCTEDPNVSHSGLFIDAPSAFANPATGQTKEDRSRYPLLRAAVEAFDVDLVLVIGLEKLTIELQRLLPQSVKVVQLPKSGGVVDVDDAHRELVHAAQVRNYFYGEPPLPPELSGLLGRTTPLGLQLSPHSFQIGWDALHVLRVGEGSAAPSSALPLGSSHILSPTRLTRVDPGGPAHVVRLLNTVLAIVAITPEDRVDKAEIKVEVKEEEGEDVPDAVAGAVDLEEDEVPFREEIGWREVLGFVVITAIDTQRKKYTILSPSPGRLPSTIALAGHGIEWVDSA; this is encoded by the exons ATGGAAGAAGCAcacatcgacctcgagccTGGAAGTGAATGGCGGTtcgagcttgaggcggACGAGAACATCGCTGTCAGA gtgCATTCTCCCGATCCAGTGTACATCAACGGCGAGGAGTTTCCCCCTACAACGTGGTATCCTTTGTACCGATATACCAAGGGGGCGATCTACGCGCCGACCGCGGCGAGGAttgagg TCACATCTCTCCCCGCGTCGCAGTACacatccacctcgaccaTCCAACCACACTTGCACAGCCTTCATCTCGCTCTTGAACGACTGCGTATCCTCGCCCGCCGGGGCAACGCCCACGGACCGAGGGTAATGGTCCTCGGGCCCCCGAGTTCGGGCAAGACGACGGTCGCCAAGTGTCTGGTCAACATGGCATTGGGAACCGGATTGGGATGGAACGTTTCTGTCGCGGGCCTCGACCCAAACAGC CCCGCAAACCTCATTCCCGGCACACTCTCCCTCTCGACACCCAaccaccccctcccctcccaccacctcgcGCACCCCTTCGGCGGACCCCCCgcctcccttccctccaaCACACAGAGCGCCGACGTACCCACTCTGGGGTGGTGGTATGGCGCCCTCGAACCTAGCAGCCGGGGCACACCAATCTGGCACAAGCTCGTCACCTCCATGGCTGAAGCCTGGCGCGCCCGCTGCACTGAGGACCCCAACGTCTCTCATTCGGGGTTGTTTATCGACGCCCCGTCGGCTTtcgccaaccccgccaCAGGCCAAACCAAAGAAGATCGGAGCAGGTATCCCCTCCTCCGAGCCGCGGTTGAGGCattcgacgtcgacctaGTCCTCGTGATCGGCCTCGAAAAACTCACTATCGAGTTACAgcgccttcttcctcaGAGTGTGAAAGTCGTGCAACTCCCCAAATCCGGAGGCGTTGTGGATGTAGACGACGCACACCGCGAACTGGTACATGCCGCCCAGGTCCGGAACTACTTTTATGGCGAaccacccctcccacccgaGCTGAGCGGATTGCTTGGCCGCACAACCCCACTCGGACTGCAGTTGAGCCCGCATTCGTTCCAAATTGGCTGGGATGCACTGCACGTCCTCCGAGTTGGCGAGGGTAGTGCCGCACCCTCGTCCGCTCTTCCGCTCGGATCTAGCCATATCCTCAGCCCTACCCGGCTTACCCGCGTCGATCCGGGGGGTCCAGCACACGTTGtccgcctcctcaacaCCGTGCTTGCTATCGTAGCCATCACACCCGAAGATCGGGTCGATAaggccgagatcaaggtcgaggtcaaggaggaagagggggaggacGTGCCCGATGCTGTGGCAGGTGCTGTcgatctcgaggaggacgaggtgccgTTCCGCGAGGAGATTGGGTGGCGCGAGGTCCTGGGCTTTGTCGTTAT taCCGCAATCGACACGCAGCGCAAAAAGTACACCAtcttgtcgccgtcgcccgGCCGCCTGCCCTCGAccatcgcgctcgccggACACGGCATCGAGTGGGTCGACTCCGCATAA
- a CDS encoding uncharacterized protein (Ubiquitin-conjugating enzyme E2, catalytic domain homologues): MSSSSKLPPNTATNFVRANHFSILSTLWSVPDTIATKHSNMASLSSRRLMKELTDIKNNGTPAGIGLLTAETMQEWLFTIRVLGDETVYKGEVFVLRICFDDRYPIDYPQVTFVTNNEYKPPVHPHIYSNGHVCASILGPEWSPVLNAVSICLTMQSMLASCKKKELPKGNDRYVATAPSNPKHTRWEYHDDNV, translated from the exons ATGTCAAGTTCCTCCAAGTTGCCACCGAACACCGCCACCAACTTTGTTAGAGCTAACCATTTCTCAATCCTTTCTACCCTCTGGTCTGTTCCAGATACAATAGCGACAAAGCATAGCAACA TGGCCTCTCTCAGCTCGCGCCGGCTCA TGAAAGAGCTCACGGACATCAAGAACAACGGCACTCCAGCTGGGATCGGCCTCCTGACAGCCGAGACGATGCAGGAGTGGTTGTTCACTATCCGGGTGTTAGGCGACGAGACAGTGTACAAG ggcGAGGTCTTCGTACTGCGCAT CTGCTTTGATGATCGATACCCCATAGATTATCCCCAA GTCACGTTCGTCACAAACAACGAGTATAAGCCGCCGGTACACCCGCACATCTACTCCAACGGGCACGTGTGCGCGTCCATCCTCG gcccCGAGTGGTCACCTGTGCTCAACGCCGTGTCCATCTGCCTCACGATGCAGAGCATGCTCGCGAGCtgcaagaagaaggagct gccCAAGGGCAACGATAGATACGTggcgaccgcgccgagcaATCCCAAGCACACGCGGTGGGAGTACCACGACGAC aatGTGTAG
- a CDS encoding uncharacterized protein (Belongs to the adaptor complexes small subunit family), whose protein sequence is MLNYVMLVSRQGKVRLAKWFQTLPSKQKAKIVKDVTQLVLARRTRMCNVLEYKDTKIIYRRYASLFFITSITPGDNELITLEIIHRYVEVLDRYFGNVCELDLIFNFQKAYAILDELIIAGELQESSKKAVLKTVAQSDAIEEAEISEDSLARLGSLARNI, encoded by the exons atgcTCAACTATGTTATGCTCGTATCTCGGCAAG gcaAAGTCCGCCTTGCCAAATGGTTCCAGACGTTGCCGTCCAAGCAAAAGGCCAAGATTGTCAAGGACGTGACGCAGCTCGTCCTGGCACGCCGGACGCGCATGTGTAATGTGCTCGAGTACAAGG acaCCAAGATCATCTACCGGCGCTACGCGTCGCTGTTCTTCATCACGTCGATTACGCCGGGGGACAACGAGCTCATTACGCTCGAGATTATCCACCGCTatgtcgaggtgctcgaccGGTATTTCGGGAAT GTTtgcgagctcgacctcatcTTCAACTTCCAGAAGGCGTATGCGATCCTTGATGAGCTCATCATCGCCGGCGAACTGCAGGAATCGAGCAAGAAGGCCGTGCTAAAGACCGTCGCGCAGTCGGATGCAatcgaggagg CCGAAATTTCCGAGgactcgctcgctcgccttggctcgctcgctcgcaACATTTAG